One part of the Humulus lupulus chromosome 9, drHumLupu1.1, whole genome shotgun sequence genome encodes these proteins:
- the LOC133801824 gene encoding uncharacterized protein LOC133801824, whose amino-acid sequence MMSCDDSSSRSAASSSSATSTTSETDTSTTMAIGSPTPRNNNNNSNIQMVSKSVSERLLGKFFDASQYDFDYQESGLWSPPLRRKAFLDPPAGNVCSDDDHLFFKLKNHHSIKPNWSKRFFSLFAHVFWCTR is encoded by the exons atgatGTCTTGTGACGATAGCAGTTCAAGATCCGCGGCATCATCATCATCAGCAACGTCAACAACATCAGAAACGGATACTTCAACGACGATGGCGATCGGTAGTCCAACTCcgagaaataataacaataacagtAATATTCAAATGGTTTCGAAATCGGTATCGGAAAGGCTTCTCGGAAAATTCTTCGATGCGTCGCAGTACGACTTCGACTACCAAGAGAGCGGTCTCTGGTCCCCACCTCTCCGCCGGAAAGCCTTTCTCGATCCTCCCGCCGGTAATGTCTGCTCCGACGACGATCACCTTTTCTTCAAGCTCAAAAACCACCACTCCATCAAGCCCAATTGGTCCAAACGTTTCTTCTCTTTATTTGCTCAT GTTTTTTGGTGCACTAGATGA